The Brassica oleracea var. oleracea cultivar TO1000 chromosome C7, BOL, whole genome shotgun sequence sequence ATCAAAGGATATATTTTCAAAGTGAAAATACAATTAGAAATCAGAAGTCAAAATCTAAACTTACAATATACACAGCAAGGTAAACAAACTAAAATCAAATATGATAAGTTACAAAAAAAAATAAAAACCAACATTATGCAAAACAATATATATATGATTGCAATATTTCAGAACATTGTTATAGATATTATTTTTGTTTTTAGATTTTGAAAAATTTAAAATATATATGAATTTAAAATTTTTAAAAATAATTTAAACGGGTTATCGGAACTCAAACCGTATCCGAACCAAAATTTATATCAAACGGTTCTGAAATCTTTAACTCCGAAGACCCGAAATCCGAATAGACCTGTAGCAAACCCGAATGGGTAGCCGAACGTCCATCCCTAATTTCAACTATTAACACTAATAAAGGAAACACAGTTTAACACTAATGGCACCTACTACCAATATCAAATATATCAAATAGCTTACATTTTGAAATCCTATAATCTGCAAATCAAAATAAAAATATTCGTTGCATAAATATAAAACAAAAAAACACATACATTTACATGTTTCTTTTTCCAACGTCGACTCTACTTTATGTTTTAAGTTCAACTATATTTACTTTGGTGCAACTATCAATTATTTATTATATTTTTATTGTATTAATCTATGAAAACAATTTATGCTATTTTCTTTGACCTAAGCAACTACAAAACAAGATGATACACTATTGTTACTAACCACTATCAAATGGATCAGAAAAAAAAATAATTTTAAATTTTTAGCAAAATGGGTGATGTATAGCGTATACAATATATAAAACAGAAGCAGTAGTTTTACTGTATTAGTTAGCTAGGATATTAATGATTGCTTAACATAATAATTGAAGTTGTAACCAACGACCTTGCGTTTCTCTGATACATACGTAGCACATACTATATAGGCTGTCCGATTCAACTCATCTAGCTGAGTAAGTATCTGTGTTTGTCCGGTGACATGAACAATTATTGTAGAAAAATATGTTTACTGATTGATCAAGTCTACACGGCAGGTTTTTTTGTTTGAGAAATAGTCTACACGGTAGTTAGTACGTATAGTTAGGTTTGTTGGTTTATGTTCTCATAAAATGTTGAAGAAGAAAACAATTTAAACGGAAAACTTTGTAGTATTGATTAGCAAAATGGGTGATGTATAGCGTATACAATATATAAAACAGAAGCAGTAGTTTTACTGTATTAGTTAGCTAGGATATTAATGATTGCTTAACATAATAATTGAAGTTGTAACCAACGACCTTGCCTTTCTCTGATACATACGTAGCACATACTATATAGGCTTTCCGATTCAACTCATCTAGCTGAGTAAGTATCTGGATTATTAGCGTTTGGTCGCGTACATAGCTTTATAATTTTGGCTTAACTCGTTTGGTTTCTACAATAATTGTTCATGTCACCTGACAAACACAGAATCTAACAACTTTGTTGATCCGACTTTACAATCTGCTAGTCGATTTTTTTGTTTTGTTTAACGAGTTATTAATTCTAGGAGTTTAAAGCACTTGGTGATTAACAAATAGTTTAGTGTTTGTCTAAACATGTCTATTTTTTAATTTGTTTTAGAACTAATCATTTCATAGTTTCACGTAACTCGATATTATATGTAACAGGGTTAAGCTAAAGACAAGATAATGCGTTCGGACGACGCCCGTCCTTGCCGTCGTTTGTGGTTTGTTTGGAAAAGTCCATACACGTGCATGCATGCTGATTTTCCAGTAGGCAGTTACAGCATCATTAACCCTAAATCCCATTTGGAGTTTTTATTCTTTTTATTTTTTTATTTTTGTCTGATTATAGAAAAAAATTAAAAACTAATCAATCACGGACCGTCACATGTCAGGGGAGTCCGTGAACAGTACAAGAACTCCACCAAACTCGCCTCTTGCAGAAAAGGAAGAAGAGGTGGGTTTTAACAAAATTGTGAAAAAAGAAAAAAAAAAAAACAAAATTGTGGGACCCACTTTTTAAGAACCCGCTTAAAATGCTCTTAGCGGATAAAATATTAGAATCGTCCCTCACCTTATTTTATAGTGATATATATTACTTTTGTTATTAAACTTTAAAACAAATGAAAGAGCAACATCTGGAAAGACGGTATCTGAGAATTGGTTCCGCGTCTCTTGCCCACGAGACGCCTCTCTTGATTTTCTTACCTCTTTCCTCTTCTGTAATTACTTTTTATTATTTAATATGTTAGAGATTTGTTTAGAGACCTTCACTAAAGGTGCTCTTAATATCCAAATTTCAGATATTTTTTTTGTTAATAATTTGATATAATCATCACAACTCGAAGTCTCGAATAGTAGTAGTTTACTATTGGATGGTGTATTTTAATGGATCTGAAAATCCGAACTAAATTTAGTGTTATTGGTTCTATGATTTTCAAATTTGTATTAAAATCATGTGTTATTGGTTCAATGATTCATAAATTCTATATCAAATCAAATGTTATTCAACCGTACGGAAAAACTTATAAATTTGAGTTTATAATTGTTTTGAATGGATTTTCTTGCATTTTTTTTGTTAAAAATACAAAGATTCAAATCCGAGGGAAAATCTTCGGATTTGTAAATACTAATCCGAAAAATTTAAGAATCTGTATATTTTACTTAGATTTATATATATTACATGAGTTTCTAAATCAATCAAAATATATAAACCAATAACACCTCTAAATTAATCACTAGATTTTAACCCGCACGTCCGTGCAGATATTTTTTGCACTTTATAAATGTATTTGATATTATTACAAATGTTTTAAATATATAATTTCTATTTTAGTATTATATATTGTGTAACTCTATAATATTATTTTTATATTTCTTATTCGGCATTATTAATATATAGTGATTTGTTTAATACATATTACTAATATATTTTCAAGTTTTTTTTGGTAAAATGTAAAGATATTATTACCAAGTTTTAAAGTTTTTGACAGAAGTACAAGGATGACAAGAAGTAGAGAAAAAAAAAGAAAATCTACACACAAACTCAACAACAAACCGAAACAGGGGCAGACACAAACCGAGATCGCTATCCAGATGCTTCGACTAAGTCAACCTACTCCTTGCCGTAAGAAAACGAGCCAAGTTCAACCGAGAGTCGGAACCCGATAATTTTGGCATCCCCGATGAATCCGCTCTTAAAGATAATGACCCGTCTGGGAACAGCTTGCCGAAGACTTCATAGTACCTGCAGACACGAACCGAGAACCACAGAAACGGCCTAGCACGCCCACCTCAATCTGCCTGAGCATTTATTAAGCCCGGAATGAATCATAAGATCCAGCTCCGAGTAAAAAAGGGCCGCAGCCCCGGTACTCCCTGAAATGGACCCAGCCTGCACCCAATTGTCTCGGACACCACCACTAGAGCTCAAGCGAACCTTAGTGATGCTGGGAAGTGAGCAAAGACCAATCGCGATAATGCGTCGGCGAACGACACGAGAACCACACTACGCCTGTAGTCGCCGAGAACCGGCGAGCTGAAATTGGAGCTGCTAAACGCCTTTACTTGCCATGGCAAAGACACATTAAGAACAAGGGTATACTTCAACACGAAGACCAAAGCCTCCTGAGAACATCAAAACATGGAATCGAGAAGAAAATGTCCAATGTCTGGAAGCAAATACAAACAGCCACTGAAGCTGCATAGACAACAGCCCTTTGAACCGCTTACATAGCCTACGCGAGACAGACTGACCTCGAGCACCAACCCGCCTGCGTACTCAAGCCCACATCCCGCCAACGTGGTAGTGAAATCCACCGAAGCACACAACAGCAAAGGACAGAACCCAGCGTTGTACGGCCCGTCGAGATCCGAGAGACAGTCAACCAAGATCTGAGACCTTCCCACGCTGATTGACCCCTAGGACTAAGCAGAGGCCGCTAAGGTCCCGGAGGAGCCAAACCTTCCCCCTTCCTCACGAACAGAAGCCGCAAAACGAGATCAAAGAGAGAATATTGACTTCGAACCTGAACCCATAAAAGCCGACGGCAGTCATCACCCACCACTCGACCTCCTCGCCGACACCCCAGAGAAAGCAGAGAGACCCCCAGAGCCGTATTCCTCTGCAGCGGAGCGCACAACAGGACCAAACCCTAGCCAAGGACATCGTGCATATCGAAGGAGAGTGAGACAGACGAGACGGCAGCAACGAGACGAAGCTAAAGCAGATGACGGCAAGACCTCCGGCGCCGGCACGCGCCGCCGGACGCCGAGGGAAAGTTTGATTAAGTTTTGGGTCGCGAGAGAGAAGTAGGGGAGGAGAGAGAGAGGAGAGAGAGTTCATAACAATCTGTTTATTTATACAATCTGAAATAATCAAATAGAGAACCAATTCAAAATATGTTTTTCTTTAATTTATATATTTTGCATATAATACATTTTCAAATTTATTTATACTATAGAAAAGAAATAGACATGCTGTGTGTTAAAAATATACTTTTAACATCTATTATTTTAGTATTTTATGGAATTTATAAGTAAAAATACTGTTGTTTCAATAATATAGCCCTATTATTTTAGTAAATTTTATACATAGTAGCATTTCTCATATTATTTTAGTAAATTTCATTGATATATGATATTTTTGGATGTTATGATATTAAGTTTTCTTTTTTCTTTTTAGTTAAGAATTCGAAATATTAGATTGCTTTAATTTTTAAAACATATAGTTTGGTTTTTCGTGGTGCATTTTAAAAAAATTATTCTTTATTATCTATAGTTTTATCTTTTTAAAATTTTGAAATAATATCATTTTGAGTTTGAATATTTATTTTCAAAATATTATATTTTATCAAGAAAACTTTGGAAAACAACGCAACTATTTTTGAGTTTGGAAGATTACATGAATTCTGAATTTTTTTGTTACTAAATTAATATATTTTTTTTATAAAAATATTTGAATATTTGATAATATTTTCTAATTTTTTCTCAACAGATTTTGTTATAACTCAAAAAAGTTTATAGTTAAAATTTGATTTTTCATTAATATTTTAAATGAATTACTAAAATTTCAAAGTTTTCTAATAACATGTTTTTAAATAGTATACAAACTAAAGGTTATTATATACTATTTTATTTTTGTATACACATTTTTAAACAATATATTGTTGAGTGTTTTCAAAATAAATAAAAAAATAATATGTCGTTATAGATATAAAAGTTTAACCTATGTTAAATTTATTTTTGTGTAAGAGATTATATGGTTTACGAATTTTAACTCATTTTAATGATGAGTGATTATTTATTTAAATGTAACTATTTTTTTTTATGGCAACAAACATTTACAAACTCATGTTGACTCTGTAAACCAAATTGGTAACTCCGCATCCATGTGGACGACGAAAAACGGTTGTTTCCTAACACTGCGTGCTAAGCTATCCGCCCGTAGGTTCTCCGTCCGGAGTACATGAACGATGTCTGAGTTGAGGAAACTTCTTTTTAAAATCTTAATGTCTTCCAGGTAAATTCCAAATGCTGGCCGTTCTTCTGGTTCCGAAACCATCTTCACCAATTGAGAACAATCCGTTGCAGACGTAACCTGAAACTGTCTTAAATTATTCATACATTTCATTGCCCAAATTAATGTCTTCACCTCCGAATGTAGAGGTGAAAGACATGCCCTTACATTCCTTGCCCCTAGTAAAGCATCAAAACCCTGTAAAGTGCTATACCGGCCCTGCCCTGAAAATAAGTCATTGTCTTTCCAAGAAACATCTATGAAGCACCATCGTCCTGAAGTCGGTAATGTAACCATTTTAAAAAATATTTTTTTACTTTACCTATTTAATATAATTTTATCATATATTAATTAATATAACACGTCTATAATACATAATATAATTATATAATTTATATATAATTTTTATTTTCTTGTTTTATAATAAAATTTTAGTTAACATTGATGTATAATAATATTATATTACGAAATTAATTAATGTGTTATTTTATAAAAATATGTATATTTGTAAGTAAGATTTGCTAGATTTTTTCTCAACAGATTTTGTTATAGCTAAAAAAATTCAAATTTGTAGTTAGTTTATTATTAATATAAATAATCAAATATGTCATTTTTAATTGGTTATACTATGATTTGTTAATAGTAGATAAAAATATAATCCTAAATTAATAGATTAGATATAATTAAATTTTATTTTGAAAAAGAAAATTTAATTTTGTTTATTAGAAACAACATCATGAACAAGTTTAGTTTTTGTTTATTAGAAACACACGCATGAACAAGTTTCACAGCCGGGAAACCCATTCACCAAGTTTTTGGACTCTTTCGATAAGCTCCGGCGATAATATATTCGCCGGTTTTCTTTCTTTCTCCCGTCGAAATTCGAAACCAAGAGCATCCGATACTTCTTCGGAGCTCCACCCAGTTTTACGGAGCGACTCAGATAACCGACCCACATTCAATAGGAGCACATCAAGAACCGTTTGATTGTCCAGAATTACCACTTCACTCTCGAAGAAACCAGATGCTGACACGTGGATCATATCGTCGATATCGGATTCCTCCCACCCGCCTCCTCTCAAAACCGAACCGATCCGGTTTACGTACTGGTTCACCCATTTCGGAGTTTCCTTTCTTGGAAGGTCAGGCGATGTAGAGTAAGATGACCATGATGATGAGGTCGAGCCAGAATTTCTCCGGCAGTTCTCCACCGCCGCCTCGCTCCAAAACTCCACCCATCTCGAAGTACTCGACCCGATAACCCGACCCGAATCAAAGCTCATCCGAGAGAAGTTCGTGGATGATCCAGAAGACGTCTGCTTGGTGAGAGTTTCGGGGGTGCCAAAAGCAGACTCACGCTGGAAAAACTCGGATAGATCCGACCCGCAGCAAAATATCCGAGTTTCGTCCACGAAGAAGACCGGGTTACACGCTAAAGATGGGTTACAAGGAATGTAACAGTGATCGAAAACGGGAATCAACAAAGGAGCTCTCTTCAAGGCGTTTCTCGCGACCCGTAATGCTTTTTCCGGGTCGGGTGGTTTCAGGCCCCAAGATTTGCACCAGAGACTGTTCTTCGCGACTTGGAGCGACACAGCCGCGTTTGGTAAATCGATCATGGCACGGAGGTGGCGACGAGCTCCGGGAGAGCGCCAATCTGGGAAGCCTGCGTCGGCGGAGAGGCCAGAGGAGAGGATAACACGGAGGTCCGGTGGGAAGACGAAACCGAACTCGGCTTCGACTCGGGCGAACTCGGAGTCGGAGAGACCCGGTTGGATTTTGACGCCTGAGTTCTTTATACGTGTGATTATTTCATCGGGTAAACTGGAGAATGGTAGGAGGCTGTTTCTGACCGTAGGAGTAGATGGAGCGGCGGCGCGGGCTGAGAGACGGCGGAGACCAGCTGCGTGAGCTTGAGTCAGACCGGTCGTTCTCTGGTCAACACCGATCATATTTCTCCAAGGAAGGTTGATGAGTTCGGATGATAATAATAAATACTTGGAGTAAGAGAGAGGGTGCTGATTGAATGAGAAGTCTCTGTATTTATAGTTCTATATTGATGTCTTTTCTAGTTGTACATTTCTTCACAAACAAGTAAAATAAAACCAAGAAACTCGAAACTGTCTTGACCTTTTATTTCAAACTCGAAACCTCTGATAGGTTCATATTTCTTTTTAATCCATTCACATTCACTAAGATCCACAATTCACACTCTCTTCAGGCCCAGCCCAATTCTAACTGGCTTGGCGGCGACGGTCCATCCTTTCCACACCATAGTGTAGTATCCTATCCTTGTTCAGATTTAAAATGTTTTTTTTTGTGCAAGGAAAAATAACGCTGACAAAAAAAAAAGAGAGAAAATAACAAATCTCCTTTTCATTTAGCTAACTTTCGTTCCAATCGAAAATTTCGTACCCACAATTAAATTCTATTATTTATATATACATACATATATATGAATTTTTAGAACAATTCCCACCGGTTGTGTTCTAATAAAACCCAATTGACAAAAAAGAAGCTAACTTTCGTGCCAGCTCAATAATCATATCTCTTGGCAGTCATGTTTAATTTTTGACAAAAAAAAAACTATTTGGTTTTTTCTTACTGTTCCAACAAAATTAACTAAAAAGTAACAATTCCCACAACATAAACAAAATTAACTAAAAAGTAACAATTCCCACAACATAAACATGCTTTTGGTTTTTTGGTTGGAGGCATATTAGTTTATTTGTTGCACGTTACGTACTATTTTTAACGTACGTATGAGTGCTTGAAGTCATTTTTTGGGTGGGTAGCATATTTTTCTTGCAGAAAAATCTAATAACTAACATACATATATATATATATATATATATATACNNNNNNNNNNNNNNNNNNNNNNNNNNNNNNNNNNNNNNNNNNNNNNNNNNNNNNNNNNNNNNNNNNNNNNNNNNNNNNNNNNNNNNNNNNNNNNNNNNNNNNNNNNNNNNNNNNNNNNNNNNNNNNNNNNNNNNNNNNNNNNNNNNNNNNNNNNNNNNNNNNNNNNNNNNNNNNNNNNNNNNNNNNNNNNNNNNNNNNNNNNNNNNNNNNNNNNNNNNNNNNNNNNNNNNNNNNNNNNNNNNNNNNNNNNNNNNNNNNNNNNNNNNNNNNNNNNNNNNNNNNNNNNNNNNNNNNNNNNNNNNNNNNNNNNNNNNNNNNNNNNNNNNNNNNNNNNNNNNNNNNNNNNNNNNNNNNNNNNNNNNNNNNNNNNNNNNNNNNNNNNNNNNNNNNNNNNNNNNNNNNNNNNNNNNNNNNNNNNNNNNNNNNNNNNNNNNNNNNNNNNNNNNNNNNNNNNNNNNNNNNNNNNNNNNNNNNNNNNNNNNNNNNNNNNNNNNNNNNNNNNNNNNNNNNNNNNNNNNNNNNNNNNNNNNNNNNNNNNNNNNNNNNNNNNNNNNNNNNNNNNNNNNNNNNNNNNNNNNNNNNNNNNNNNNNNNNNNNNNNNNNNNNNNNNNNNNNNNNNNNNNNNNNNNNNNNNNNNNNNNNNNNNNNNNNNNNNNNNNNNNNNNNNNNNNNNNNNNNNNNNNNNNNNNNNNNNNNNNNNNNNNNNNNNNNNNNNNNNNNNNNNNNNNNNNNNNNNNNNNNNNNNNNNNNNNNNNNNNNNNNNNNNNNNNNNNNNNNNNNNNNNNNNNNNNNNNNNNNNNNNNNNNNNNNNNNNNNNNNNNNNNNNNNNNNNNNNNNNNNNNNNNNNNNNNNNNNNNNNNNNNNNNNNNNNNNNNNNNNNNNNNNAAAAAAAAACTCACAATTAACCTGCGATCTGATACCATTGATCCGATAAAACACAAAATATCTGATAGTATTTTTTGAAAAAAATTGATTAAATTACTCATATATTTTTTAATATTACATAAATTAGTGATTCCTTAGAATTTGATGAAATTTTATTATATTATCCAAATAAAAAATGATAATATAAAAAACTTAATGATATGACAATATTAGTTTATTTTCATTATTAATAATTTATTATATGTTTGTGTTTTTATTTTAGATTTAAAAATTGATTTTAAGATAGTTTTTAAAATATTCTTAAACACTCGTTATTTTCATATCAATATTATGTATAAAATGACATTATACATGGAAAAATGATATTCAAATATGTATATGATATATGGTGTATGATATATGGTTTTGGTTTGTATTGAAAAATTGTATAATGTTCAAATGATCTATTTTGAATATTGATACGTATATTTAAGAATATAACATTTTCATGTTTGTTAATTTATTTATATTTCATGATATATTTATACTTATATTAAATTTAAAGTTAATATATCTTTTAAATATATATATATATATATATATATTGTGCACATTATTTATAGATCAATTTATGTGTATAAGTAGGCCCAAAAGAAAAAGATTTAGATGCCTTTAATGAATTTTATTAATCGCTTGTAAAAATAAGGATATTTTTGAAAAAAGATTATTTGGGAATGATCCACTTTTAATGATATTGATATTCAAACATGTTATAATTTTTAAAATATTAAAGCATGTGATAACTAAAGAGAACATGCCAACCAGTTCATTTGAAAGCAAACGGAATTGTGAATTTGGATTATGCCAAGTTGCCAACCAGTTCATTCGTTGAGAAACGAAGACCGTAGCAAATGACTTGAAAAGAAATCCAAATTTGCATGTGAATTCTTATATATTTAAAACGTGACATACTTGGCATGAAATGACATCCACGTTTAACTGTTACTCGGTGTAATGATTGAATTACTTTTAATAGAACCGACCTAAAAACAATACTGTTGTACATTACTATAATTTGTAAAACTTAGATGGAGGGAATAAATTCAATAGTATACATGTACACTATTAACCTTCTTCTTTTTTGAGAAAGGGTTTTGACATGTACTATTCCTTCCTTAATTAGTTTCCTCTCAAAATCGCATTTACTACAGATACATCATCCAACGATGTAACAGCTTCGTGCCGCGTGTACTAACTCCAAAGTCCAAACACAAGATTCCAAAAAAATGTTATAAAGTTGACAAAAAAGATTTTCATGGACCCATATGTATATTACCAACGTCCGCCTATATAAACCCTAAATGTCGTCTGTTTGTTTTCAAATCTTCACAAGACTTTCTATCCTTTGACGTGGGAATGAATAATGATCAGTTTGATCCCACGAGAATGAATAATTCAGGAAATGTTCAATCTTATGTTCAAAACGAAAATTTCACCCCTGTTTCACAACCATCTTACTTGACAAGAGATCAAGAGCATGAGATCATCGTCTCTACTCTGCGACAAGTGATATCCAGCCCCGGTGGTGACACTTCTTCATCATACTGGATCGCTAGTGAAGTTCTTCCGCCTCCGGACGCTGGCCCTTGTCCTATCTGCGGTGTCACCGGTTGCTACGGCTGCGCTTTCCCACGGCCCGTAGAGATAAAGAAGGAGAAGAAGCACAAAGGAGTGAGGAAGAAGCCATCAGGTAAACTGTATTTCAATATGTTATATATGTTCCAACATCTTATAATCTGTTCGACCAATTTATATATATATGTATATATTACTTTTTTCATTAACCATTAGGTAAATGGTCGGCTGAGATATGGGATCCGAGTATAAAGGCAAGGAGATGGCTTGGAACGTTTCCCACCTATGATATGGCAGTGCAGTCTTATGAAGAAGCAAAATACGAGCTTGCCGTAAGAAGGTCGGCGTGAAGTGGCTCAGGGAGAAGGAAGCGTTTACCGAGAAGATATACGTATATGATTGATCATCCCGGCTATTTTCTTTGAATAAGATCCAAACTCTCTTGTTAAGACTTTGGAATGTTATATGGTCTTTTTACTAGAAAGCAGACTATAACCATTGACTTGTGTTGTTTTTTAATATATATAAATATAGTCATATTCCTAAAACCACACATGACTACATGACCATTGACCACACATGTAGTGCACAGTGTGTGAAGTCAACGAATATAACAAGGAAAAAAAAGTACGAGAAAAAGGAACAATACTTGGGTTCACCCCTATGGTGAATCCTCTAATTCACCTCACTATTGATTACCAATCAAATTGCAATGTATGATTAGTCAAAAAAAATATTAAAACTAAAGAAAAAAAGGGAAAATAGCTTTAAAAGAAAAAAAAGGAAGATGTAGACTTAACTACGTTCATCAAAACATCTCGTGTCTTGCTGCTTCTTCAAACTCAGAGGATTCTTGACAATCTCTAATAAAACACAGATTGTAGTTTTCAAACAAAGGTTCGAGATCTGTGTTTTGATCGGTATGTCGCGTTACTCTCTTTTATTCTTATTCAAATTTAAGAATCGATGATTTTAGATTAGGTCAATTCCCCAAAACAACATAATTAACCTCAAGTATAGTTATTGTTTGTTATCAACAAGGAAGAAGAAGATGGAGAAAAAGAGCATCTAGTTAAAAGTCAGAGGTTTCTTGACAATCCCTAATAAAACACAGATTGTAGTTTTCAAACAAAGGTTCGAGATCTGTGTTTTGATCGGTATGTCGCGTTACTCTCTTTTATCCTTATTCAAATTTAAGAATCGATGTTTTTAGATTAGGTCAATTCCCCAAAACAACATAATTAACCTCAAGTATAGTTATTGTTTGTTATCAACAAGGAATAAGAAGATGGAGAAGAAGAGCATCTAGTTAAAAGATATGTTTTTTATTGGAATTGAACTTTTGATTAAATCTACAGACCAAGCGGATGTAAGAGAAGGGGAGATTGTTTGTCTCTAAAGAGTATGATGATCGTGGGAATAAAGGGGAAATTTTACCTCATCGAAATCAGCAGCAGAGCCAAAGGGAGCAGACAATGCGTCCTGGATCTGTTTCATGTTATCGGTTTGCTCATTGATCTCATCCATCGTCTTGTCAACATCGTCAATGTTTCTGCCAAAACACACATCGCACACTTAGTCTGCTGCTTAAATAAATAAAAAAGAGGTTAGGTATATATATAAAACACGTACGCAGCTCTCTGCATAGCTTTCATAGTAGCAGCACCAGTCCTCAAAGCATCTACAGTCTCTGTTGTTGCTTTGGCACCTTCCAACATAATCATCTGTAGTTTACAAGAAGAGATATAAAGTCATCGCTTAAAGTAGTAAGCAAACTTTCATCAAAAGTTAAAAAGAGAAAAAGGTTACTTGATCATGGATACGGAGCTGGAAGTTGCCAAGCTGTTCAACTTGTTGCTCATATAATCTCTTCCTTTTCAAACATTGTATAGCCGCTGCACAATAACAAGATATTAAGTTCTCTTGAATCTTCTACTAAACAACAGAGAATACTAATCCCACAAGCACACACAGTCTCTTTAGTGACCAACGAAGAACAAACCAGACCCATTACACAAGCACACACAGTCTCTTTACTCCCTTGTTTCTTTTCTTGTTCTTGTAGAGAGAGAAGAGAGTAATCTTCTTCTTCACTCTTAGGTTTCTTGCGCCTCAAGTCTTTTCTTCTTCTTCTTCCTTCTTTGTAGCTTGTTCTCTGCTACTCTTCTTTGTTCTTCTTNNNNNNNNNNNNNNNNNNNNNNNNNNNNNNNNNNNNNNNNNNNNNNNNNNNNNNNNNNNNNNNNNNNNNNNNNNNNNNNNNNNNNNNNNNNNNNNNNNNNNNNNNNNNNNNNNNNNNNNNNNNNNNNNNNNNNNNNNNNNNNNNNNNNNNNNNNNNNNNNNNNNNNNNNNNNNNNNNNNNNNNNNNNNNNNNNNNNNNNNNNNNNNNNNNNNNNNNNNNNNNNNNNNNNNNNNNNNNNNNNNNNNNNNNNNNNNNNNNNNNNNNNNNNNNNNNNNNNNNNNNNNNNNNNNNNNNNNNNNNNNNNNNNNNNNNNNNNNNNNNNNNNNNNNNNNNNNNNNNNNNNNNNNNNNNNNNNNNNNNNNNNNNNNNNNNNNNNNNNNNNNNNNNNNNNNNNNNNNNNNNNNNNNNNNNNNNNNNNNNNNNNNNNNNNNNNNNNNNNNNNNNNNNNNNNNNNNNNNNNNNNNNNNNNNNNNNNNNNNNNNNNNNNNNNNNNNNNNNNNNNNNNNNNNNNNNNNNNNNNNNNNNNNNNNNNNNNNNNNNNNNNNNNNNNNNNNNNNNNNNNNNNNNNNNNNNNNNNNNNNNNNNNNNNNNNNNNNNNNNNNNNNNNNNNNNNNNNNNNNNNNNNNNNNNNNNNNNNNNNNNNNNNNNNNNNNNNNNNNNNNNNNNNNNNNNNNNNNNNNNNNNNNNNNNNNNNNNNNNNNNNNNNNNNNNNNN is a genomic window containing:
- the LOC106304403 gene encoding uncharacterized protein LOC106304403 translates to MIGVDQRTTGLTQAHAAGLRRLSARAAAPSTPTVRNSLLPFSSLPDEIITRIKNSGVKIQPGLSDSEFARVEAEFGFVFPPDLRVILSSGLSADAGFPDWRSPGARRHLRAMIDLPNAAVSLQVAKNSLWCKSWGLKPPDPEKALRVARNALKRAPLLIPVFDHCYIPCNPSLACNPVFFVDETRIFCCGSDLSEFFQRESAFGTPETLTKQTSSGSSTNFSRMSFDSGRVIGSSTSRWVEFWSEAAVENCRRNSGSTSSSWSSYSTSPDLPRKETPKWVNQYVNRIGSVLRGGGWEESDIDDMIHVSASGFFESEVVILDNQTVLDVLLLNVGRLSESLRKTGWSSEEVSDALGFEFRREKERKPANILSPELIERVQKLGEWVSRL
- the LOC106302907 gene encoding putative ethylene-responsive transcription factor ERF121, which encodes MNNDQFDPTRMNNSGNVQSYVQNENFTPVSQPSYLTRDQEHEIIVSTLRQVISSPGGDTSSSYWIASEVLPPPDAGPCPICGVTGCYGCAFPRPVEIKKEKKHKGVRKKPSGKWSAEIWDPSIKARRWLGTFPTYDMAVQSYEEAKYELAVRRSA